One Fuerstiella marisgermanici DNA window includes the following coding sequences:
- a CDS encoding cupin domain-containing protein, which translates to MMTQCPDNLFADFPTAVPEELVNVLAQSTSVRIERIVSTGHASPKDFWYDQDEHEWVVVLQGEGKLLFDDAESVHLRPGDHIGIPAHKKHRVEWTSPDEPTVWLAVFYKN; encoded by the coding sequence ATGATGACGCAATGTCCTGACAACCTGTTTGCTGACTTTCCGACTGCCGTCCCGGAAGAACTCGTCAATGTCCTCGCTCAAAGCACGAGCGTCCGCATTGAGCGCATCGTCTCCACAGGCCATGCCAGTCCGAAAGACTTTTGGTACGATCAAGACGAACACGAATGGGTTGTCGTGTTACAAGGCGAAGGCAAACTTCTGTTTGATGATGCCGAATCTGTTCACCTCAGACCCGGCGACCACATCGGCATCCCCGCCCACAAGAAACATCGTGTCGAGTGGACATCTCCCGACGAGCCCACCGTTTGGCTGGCGGTTTTCTACAAAAACTGA
- a CDS encoding sugar O-acetyltransferase gives MPTEKRKMLAGELYDALDPELLEARERARDLCHDLNASREREQDARRRIMTQLLGSGGDSVWMQPPFYCDYGSNIYLGERVYFNFNCVVLDVCEVKIGDFTFFGPAVQIYTGTHPLNAELRRTQEFGKPVSIGSDVWVGGGAVILPGVSIGSKTVIGAGSVVTKDIPDGVVAAGNPCRIIREIDEGDDDAMS, from the coding sequence ATGCCTACCGAGAAACGAAAGATGCTGGCGGGCGAGCTTTACGATGCTCTCGATCCAGAGTTACTTGAAGCCCGAGAGCGAGCACGGGATCTGTGCCACGACCTCAACGCTTCTCGTGAACGTGAGCAGGATGCCCGTCGCCGAATCATGACGCAGTTGTTGGGCAGTGGTGGAGATTCTGTCTGGATGCAGCCACCGTTCTACTGCGACTACGGAAGCAATATTTATTTGGGTGAGCGTGTCTACTTCAATTTCAACTGCGTGGTTCTTGATGTGTGCGAAGTGAAGATCGGCGACTTCACGTTCTTTGGTCCAGCCGTGCAGATTTACACGGGCACTCATCCGTTGAACGCTGAGTTGCGACGAACTCAGGAATTCGGAAAACCCGTTTCCATCGGTTCCGATGTCTGGGTTGGAGGTGGGGCTGTCATTCTTCCCGGCGTGAGTATCGGATCAAAGACCGTGATCGGTGCCGGAAGCGTTGTCACAAAAGACATTCCCGATGGTGTCGTCGCTGCCGGAAATCCATGCCGTATTATTCGAGAGATCGACGAGGGCGATGATGACGCAATGTCCTGA
- a CDS encoding DUF6868 family protein → MVDGRTADDSIHGDRKCQSGIGGGMVGIEYAENVKQRVRESIMTDQKRDMLSTIASILLRCWICGFVLLFIWLGVTQLMPEMIYKLHGPMFGPSNHELDVIFYCRMGLLKLCVLTFFFMPWIAIRLVLKAQVSIDSAT, encoded by the coding sequence ATGGTCGATGGCCGCACAGCAGACGATAGCATCCACGGCGACAGGAAATGCCAAAGCGGCATCGGCGGCGGCATGGTTGGAATTGAATACGCCGAAAACGTGAAGCAACGTGTCCGGGAGTCGATAATGACAGATCAAAAAAGAGATATGCTGAGCACAATCGCCAGCATTCTGCTTCGCTGCTGGATCTGCGGCTTCGTATTGCTGTTCATTTGGCTTGGCGTCACTCAACTGATGCCGGAAATGATCTACAAGCTCCACGGCCCAATGTTTGGACCGAGCAATCATGAACTCGATGTGATTTTCTACTGTAGAATGGGATTGCTGAAGCTCTGTGTGCTGACGTTCTTTTTCATGCCATGGATAGCGATTAGGCTGGTGTTAAAAGCGCAGGTCTCGATTGACTCAGCGACGTGA
- a CDS encoding alpha/beta hydrolase-fold protein, with protein MRIILLPLAAAACVHAPALADAPRQTPQRLDTTVKVEMNYLLFLPKGYDKQDSWPLVLFLHGAGERGDDLELVKKHGPPKLIGEGKDFPFIVVSPQCPKDVWWEPIELTALLNQVIKTHKVDEDRIYVTGLSMGGFGTWRLAAFTPDRFAAIAPVCGGGEKYWARRFPRLPTWAFHGARDQGVPLERSQEMVDAMKEKGGAPKLTVYPEAEHDSWTETYNNPAFYEWLLAQKRKPTVE; from the coding sequence ATGCGTATCATTCTTCTACCACTCGCCGCTGCTGCATGTGTGCACGCACCTGCTCTCGCCGATGCCCCCCGCCAAACCCCTCAACGATTAGACACAACCGTCAAAGTTGAGATGAACTACCTGTTGTTCTTGCCCAAGGGCTATGACAAACAGGACTCATGGCCGCTTGTATTGTTTCTTCATGGGGCTGGTGAGCGAGGCGATGATCTCGAACTGGTGAAGAAGCATGGTCCACCGAAGCTGATTGGTGAAGGCAAAGACTTCCCGTTTATTGTCGTGTCACCGCAGTGTCCCAAGGATGTTTGGTGGGAGCCGATTGAACTGACAGCATTACTCAATCAGGTCATCAAAACTCACAAAGTCGATGAGGATCGTATTTACGTTACCGGTTTGAGCATGGGAGGATTTGGGACATGGCGACTGGCGGCGTTCACGCCAGATCGCTTTGCGGCCATTGCCCCGGTCTGTGGCGGTGGAGAAAAATACTGGGCACGTCGCTTTCCACGATTGCCAACATGGGCGTTTCACGGAGCCAGAGATCAAGGTGTTCCTCTCGAACGCTCACAGGAGATGGTTGACGCCATGAAAGAAAAAGGCGGTGCGCCGAAGCTGACCGTGTATCCCGAAGCGGAGCACGATTCATGGACAGAAACCTACAACAACCCAGCCTTCTACGAGTGGTTGTTGGCACAGAAACGAAAACCCACAGTGGAATAG
- a CDS encoding HAD family hydrolase: MLFRTTGKYDLVICDIDGCLSPESHAPINGPALAAIAEHNRQAIEDRDRPVVTLCSGRPIGFVECLCRLIHNTLIPCIGENGVWLWRPADNSFECDPAITDDHFDVIHEARKLLRLLYEAHGVIQQPGKSASVALYHPDTDYLRSTVSTIAEEFQKRDWPIRVSMTWLYINCDLQHVNKGTAIDRLLAETGIDPKRTAGIGDTMGDRFIADRVSWLGCPANAEEEIKKSASYVSPHQEVEAVLDILDQLSR, from the coding sequence GTGCTATTCAGAACAACAGGGAAGTACGATCTGGTTATCTGTGACATCGACGGTTGTCTGTCTCCTGAATCACACGCACCGATCAACGGACCAGCCCTTGCAGCGATTGCTGAGCACAATCGTCAGGCGATTGAGGACCGTGATCGGCCAGTGGTCACCCTTTGCAGCGGCAGGCCGATTGGGTTTGTTGAGTGTCTTTGCCGACTGATCCACAACACGCTGATTCCGTGCATCGGGGAGAATGGAGTCTGGCTCTGGCGACCTGCCGACAACTCGTTCGAGTGTGATCCCGCCATTACTGACGATCACTTTGACGTGATTCATGAAGCCCGGAAGCTCTTGCGGTTGCTCTATGAGGCACACGGCGTTATTCAGCAGCCGGGGAAGTCTGCCTCTGTGGCCTTGTACCATCCCGACACAGATTACCTTCGGTCTACAGTTTCGACGATTGCTGAGGAATTCCAGAAACGTGACTGGCCGATCCGAGTTTCGATGACATGGCTATACATCAACTGTGACCTTCAGCACGTCAACAAAGGAACAGCTATAGACCGGCTGCTGGCGGAGACGGGCATCGATCCTAAACGAACGGCAGGAATTGGCGACACGATGGGAGACCGCTTTATCGCTGATCGTGTTTCGTGGCTTGGCTGTCCGGCGAACGCTGAAGAAGAAATCAAGAAATCAGCAAGCTATGTGTCGCCGCATCAGGAAGTTGAAGCTGTATTGGATATTCTTGATCAACTGTCTCGGTGA
- a CDS encoding DsbA family oxidoreductase, translating to MSQALTVDVISDVICPWCYIGKRRLEKAIAAFDRQKEVQVHWHPFQLNPTMPKEGISRKEYRTRKFGSWERSLELDAKVIAVGKEEGIHFAFDKTERTPNTVDAHRLVWLASEYGCQDAVVEALFRTYFTEGHDISSRETLIAVASEAGMDQKTAEVMLTTDNGMDVIANGREMFERLGVTGVPFFVINQKIGLSGAQEPETFLDAFRQSKT from the coding sequence ATGTCGCAAGCATTAACAGTGGATGTGATCTCTGATGTGATCTGCCCGTGGTGCTACATTGGCAAACGGCGACTTGAGAAGGCGATTGCCGCATTTGATCGCCAGAAGGAAGTTCAGGTCCACTGGCATCCATTCCAACTCAACCCGACGATGCCGAAGGAAGGCATTAGTCGAAAGGAATACCGCACCAGAAAATTCGGAAGCTGGGAGAGGTCTCTGGAACTGGATGCCAAAGTCATTGCTGTTGGCAAAGAAGAAGGAATTCATTTCGCCTTCGACAAGACTGAACGAACGCCAAACACAGTTGATGCCCACCGATTGGTTTGGCTGGCATCTGAGTACGGTTGTCAAGACGCTGTTGTTGAGGCTCTGTTCCGAACCTACTTCACTGAGGGACATGACATCAGCAGTCGTGAGACACTGATTGCCGTTGCTTCGGAAGCTGGAATGGATCAAAAGACTGCCGAAGTTATGTTGACCACCGATAATGGTATGGATGTCATCGCAAACGGCAGAGAAATGTTTGAGCGGCTTGGGGTGACAGGCGTTCCGTTCTTCGTCATTAACCAGAAGATCGGCTTGTCCGGTGCTCAGGAGCCCGAAACGTTTCTCGATGCGTTCAGGCAGTCCAAGACATAA
- a CDS encoding tetratricopeptide repeat protein, translated as MPFWPFKKSEPEQLTPVELRDKLIQTAISGSNRQLRSLCQRHNEQVANNVEFLAKIPEEIQSDEVKTNQHVQAMIAIAQCLANECRSPQLWQQLTGGPDDNPLLALDQWFDDFPKRMQQLEFESLISEAESHLEKFQTLKGTNAGHYETFVVGRLGELFFQSGNVESAFELFGKALDRCEKAGDFEGQIVYLNNLHEAHRYLGQTEEALKCRRQALLITRQHGGDTESIERRIAVMEQGEPLCRVICLRDGVQFELSEITSVGEGSYKFQFERNRISLQKTGILVQQGNHLASSGQYSDALEKYNEASEVDPHDPDPVYQSGMCLLELGAYAKAREAFEEVERLAPGWFRCRTDCWIADGLDKGTISNEEFMLVRTLDDGGLSDKQAASLARQGVERFPDFAPLYLLLGDRCNKEVDAIAAYRKGLELVEEPDLESRLLCALAGRLPADSSERKHLVERAVKLDGSLIALATAKLMGLQ; from the coding sequence ATGCCATTTTGGCCCTTCAAGAAGTCTGAGCCTGAACAACTGACGCCGGTCGAGTTGCGAGACAAGCTAATTCAAACGGCAATATCAGGCTCGAATCGCCAACTGCGTTCGCTGTGCCAGCGGCACAACGAACAGGTGGCTAACAACGTCGAGTTTCTGGCGAAAATTCCCGAAGAGATACAGTCCGACGAAGTTAAGACAAACCAACACGTTCAGGCAATGATTGCTATCGCTCAGTGCCTTGCAAATGAATGTCGTTCGCCGCAATTGTGGCAACAGCTAACGGGTGGGCCAGACGACAATCCGCTGCTTGCGCTGGATCAGTGGTTTGATGATTTCCCAAAGCGAATGCAACAATTGGAATTTGAATCGTTGATTTCCGAGGCGGAAAGCCATCTGGAAAAATTCCAGACGCTCAAAGGAACCAACGCCGGTCATTACGAGACGTTCGTTGTTGGTAGATTGGGGGAACTGTTTTTCCAGTCAGGCAATGTTGAATCAGCATTCGAGCTTTTTGGGAAGGCGTTGGACAGGTGTGAGAAAGCTGGTGACTTCGAAGGCCAGATTGTCTATCTCAACAATCTTCACGAAGCACATCGTTATCTGGGCCAGACGGAAGAAGCCCTCAAATGTCGCAGGCAGGCGCTCCTGATAACACGGCAACACGGAGGCGACACCGAGAGTATCGAACGTCGCATTGCAGTGATGGAGCAGGGAGAGCCGCTGTGTCGTGTTATATGCCTGAGAGATGGCGTCCAGTTTGAACTCAGTGAAATCACAAGCGTCGGTGAAGGTAGTTATAAATTCCAGTTTGAACGCAATCGGATTTCTCTTCAGAAGACAGGCATTTTGGTTCAGCAGGGAAACCACTTGGCATCGTCCGGGCAGTATTCCGATGCTTTGGAAAAGTACAACGAAGCAAGTGAAGTTGATCCGCACGACCCCGATCCTGTCTACCAAAGCGGGATGTGCTTGCTCGAACTTGGTGCCTACGCCAAGGCACGAGAGGCGTTTGAAGAGGTTGAACGACTTGCGCCCGGCTGGTTTCGGTGTCGGACTGACTGCTGGATTGCAGATGGTCTGGACAAGGGGACGATCTCGAACGAGGAATTTATGCTGGTCCGTACTCTGGACGACGGCGGATTGAGCGACAAACAGGCCGCCAGTCTTGCACGTCAGGGCGTTGAGCGATTCCCGGACTTTGCACCGTTGTACCTTCTTCTTGGAGATCGTTGTAACAAAGAGGTGGACGCCATTGCAGCTTACCGAAAAGGGCTCGAACTTGTGGAAGAGCCCGACTTGGAAAGTCGTCTTCTGTGTGCTCTTGCCGGTCGATTGCCTGCCGATTCATCGGAAAGGAAGCACTTGGTAGAACGAGCGGTCAAACTGGATGGAAGTCTTATCGCTCTGGCTACTGCGAAATTGATGGGATTGCAGTAG
- a CDS encoding DoxX family protein, which yields MSKYVLAIFMIVAGTMHFVNPAFFLKIMPPYLPFHKELVLVSGACEILLGVLLLIPQTSHLAAWGIVALLIAVFPANVYLYQHQEIMPAPPLVHFLRLPLQGIFIVWACWHTKSNDQKPSQHITTTKETP from the coding sequence ATCTCGAAGTATGTGTTGGCGATCTTCATGATAGTTGCCGGAACGATGCACTTTGTGAACCCAGCATTCTTCCTGAAGATCATGCCGCCGTATCTTCCGTTTCACAAAGAACTGGTGCTGGTCAGCGGTGCTTGTGAAATTCTGTTGGGTGTCCTGCTGCTGATTCCTCAGACTTCACATCTGGCTGCGTGGGGAATTGTCGCCCTGTTGATTGCCGTCTTTCCAGCCAATGTGTATCTGTATCAGCATCAAGAAATCATGCCAGCCCCGCCTCTGGTTCACTTCCTGAGACTTCCTTTGCAGGGAATCTTCATCGTGTGGGCTTGTTGGCACACGAAGTCCAACGATCAAAAACCGAGCCAGCACATCACCACGACGAAAGAAACACCGTGA
- a CDS encoding IS66 family transposase codes for MDTDVSQIIAVEVKQLVLSLQREVAELRDENRRLRDRIEELEGKNPTERLDEAFSVTAEERRRAETGRRKGRKKQSSARRGRRTTEQKADNAERRELILPEGYNVAECRFVRERFVWRVINGQAVQVVYEIYHGPNGEKSEIPGVWPRSEFGIEVHIALARIVTITGLSIDKTCALIEFFWNLPLGKSQADALLNQLARRWEQEFESLCDLMAFSAIVHADETSWSINSVWAFLSEKARVLIFGCRKDGDTLAQILSKELFGGVLVSDDAAVYRGFSHAQKCWAHLLRKAIRLTLLKPDNEEYQRLLDGLLEIFYAAKRHAADGRLGDAGRAAKVDELDNTLAALLVRYCAEDSDVRAADFGKDFDNLVSELIRLMTEEELFCFVTSPAAPATNNEAERSLRGAAMDRRTGRTSKTSKGARRRSILTSVLESLNLHLKTPTLSSVVAEVMTWQQDGFSLFDRLKLEVGLTSAPPGQSRLSKLVPAN; via the coding sequence ATGGACACGGATGTCAGTCAGATCATCGCTGTGGAAGTGAAGCAGCTTGTGCTTAGCCTGCAGCGTGAGGTTGCGGAGCTGCGGGACGAGAACCGGCGGCTGCGTGATCGGATTGAAGAGCTCGAAGGTAAGAACCCCACAGAGCGACTCGACGAGGCGTTTTCGGTGACGGCGGAAGAGAGACGCCGCGCTGAAACGGGCCGCCGAAAAGGTCGCAAAAAACAATCCTCGGCGCGTCGCGGTCGTCGCACAACCGAGCAGAAAGCGGACAACGCCGAACGACGCGAACTCATTCTGCCGGAAGGTTACAACGTCGCAGAGTGCCGTTTCGTTCGGGAACGTTTCGTCTGGAGAGTGATCAACGGCCAAGCCGTGCAGGTCGTCTATGAAATCTATCACGGCCCCAACGGCGAGAAATCCGAAATTCCGGGCGTGTGGCCGCGGTCCGAATTCGGCATTGAAGTTCATATCGCGCTGGCTCGCATTGTGACCATCACGGGACTGTCGATCGACAAGACGTGTGCATTGATTGAATTCTTCTGGAATCTGCCGCTCGGCAAATCCCAGGCGGACGCTCTGTTGAATCAACTGGCACGGCGTTGGGAACAGGAATTCGAATCTCTGTGTGACCTGATGGCGTTCAGTGCGATTGTGCATGCAGACGAAACCAGTTGGAGTATCAACAGCGTGTGGGCTTTTTTGTCGGAGAAGGCGCGCGTGCTGATCTTCGGATGCCGCAAAGACGGCGACACACTGGCTCAGATCCTGTCGAAAGAATTGTTTGGAGGCGTGCTTGTTTCGGACGATGCGGCCGTGTACCGAGGTTTCAGTCACGCACAGAAATGCTGGGCTCACCTGCTGCGGAAGGCCATCCGTCTGACGCTGCTGAAGCCGGACAACGAAGAGTACCAGCGACTGCTCGACGGCCTGCTGGAAATTTTCTACGCGGCCAAACGCCACGCCGCCGATGGTCGTCTTGGCGATGCCGGTCGTGCGGCGAAGGTCGATGAACTTGATAACACGCTGGCGGCTCTGCTGGTGCGTTACTGCGCCGAGGATTCCGATGTTCGGGCGGCCGACTTCGGCAAGGATTTTGACAACCTGGTCTCAGAACTGATTCGGCTGATGACGGAAGAGGAGTTGTTTTGTTTTGTGACAAGCCCGGCCGCGCCAGCAACGAACAACGAAGCGGAACGCAGTCTTCGCGGCGCGGCCATGGACCGTCGCACAGGTCGAACGAGCAAAACATCGAAGGGAGCCCGTCGCCGCAGCATTCTTACAAGCGTCCTGGAATCGCTGAATCTCCATCTGAAAACACCAACGCTCAGTTCCGTGGTGGCCGAGGTCATGACGTGGCAGCAGGATGGATTCAGTCTGTTTGATCGACTGAAACTTGAAGTCGGCCTGACCTCCGCGCCGCCCGGTCAGTCGCGACTGTCCAAACTCGTCCCCGCCAACTGA
- a CDS encoding alpha-ketoglutarate-dependent dioxygenase AlkB family protein, whose amino-acid sequence MDTIELKDGGLLLCDDAFLTPDVADRYFESLRDNCQWEQKPGIFGYMQPRLIASYGDDGITYKYSGVENVALPWTATLLEIRKKMEAVNGDYNFCLMNRYRSGTDSMGWHADNEPEMSNVIGSLSLGATRKFRIRHNVTRETQTFEVGHGTLIIMAGTMQDYWQHEVPKTKKKVGERINLTFRKIVKD is encoded by the coding sequence ATGGACACAATTGAACTCAAAGACGGAGGACTGCTTCTTTGCGACGATGCTTTTCTGACGCCCGACGTTGCTGATCGCTATTTCGAAAGCCTGAGAGACAACTGTCAATGGGAGCAGAAACCGGGAATCTTCGGTTACATGCAGCCCAGACTGATCGCCTCATATGGCGACGACGGCATCACGTACAAGTATTCGGGCGTTGAGAATGTCGCTCTTCCTTGGACGGCGACACTGTTGGAAATCAGGAAGAAGATGGAAGCCGTTAATGGTGATTACAATTTCTGCCTGATGAATCGGTATCGTTCAGGAACGGACAGCATGGGGTGGCACGCTGATAATGAACCGGAGATGAGCAATGTGATTGGGTCACTTTCGCTGGGAGCAACTCGGAAGTTCAGAATCAGGCACAACGTGACGAGAGAGACACAGACGTTTGAGGTCGGTCATGGAACGCTCATCATCATGGCAGGGACGATGCAAGACTATTGGCAACACGAAGTTCCAAAGACGAAGAAGAAAGTCGGCGAACGGATCAATTTGACGTTCAGGAAGATCGTGAAGGACTAA